From a single Stackebrandtia endophytica genomic region:
- a CDS encoding RNHCP domain-containing protein yields the protein MSRRNENTGFRCLNCDARVVALTNGGYRNHCPFCLRSRHVDIRPGDRAADCGGLMDPVGWRHKTGKDWQIEFECRDCGTRSVNRVARGMTQPDDLLLLTHL from the coding sequence GTGAGCCGACGTAACGAGAACACCGGATTCCGCTGCCTCAACTGCGACGCACGAGTCGTCGCGCTGACCAACGGCGGATACCGCAACCACTGTCCATTTTGCCTACGATCGAGGCATGTCGACATTCGACCGGGTGATCGCGCCGCCGACTGTGGCGGCCTGATGGATCCGGTCGGCTGGCGACACAAGACCGGAAAGGACTGGCAGATCGAGTTCGAATGCCGCGACTGCGGCACCCGATCGGTGAACCGTGTCGCGCGCGGCATGACGCAACCGGATGATCTGTTGCTCCTGACACATCTTTAG
- a CDS encoding DUF1992 domain-containing protein: MTSRYESAIDKAIREAEARGEFKNLPGAGKPLPNHNELTDEDWWLKSFIQRENLTGLLPSTLALRKELDNLDESLRRLAEEDRVRSLVADLNTRVEKARRGVLDGPPVNVAPLDVDEVVSRWQTVRSSR, encoded by the coding sequence ATGACCAGCAGGTATGAATCGGCCATCGACAAGGCGATTCGAGAGGCCGAGGCCCGCGGCGAGTTCAAGAATCTGCCCGGTGCCGGGAAACCGCTACCCAACCACAACGAGCTGACCGATGAGGACTGGTGGCTCAAGAGTTTCATCCAGCGTGAAAACCTCACCGGCCTGCTGCCGTCGACATTGGCGCTGCGTAAGGAACTCGACAACCTCGACGAGTCGCTGCGTCGGCTGGCCGAAGAAGACCGGGTGCGAAGCCTGGTCGCGGACCTGAACACGCGCGTCGAGAAGGCCCGACGGGGTGTTCTGGACGGTCCCCCGGTCAACGTCGCGCCACTGGACGTCGACGAGGTCGTCTCACGGTGGCAGACCGTGCGCTCAAGCCGGTGA
- a CDS encoding single-stranded DNA-binding protein encodes MFDTLITIIGNVATKPNRRALSAGALTDFRMASTSRRYDKATESWVDGDELFLKVSCWRALADNVADSIRVGDPVIVRGRLYSRRITEGTAAGRYVYEVSAQSVGHDLARGVGDFQRRGANPGKAEQPELEFDAIVRGIASDATPITAGAVSSPA; translated from the coding sequence ATGTTCGACACTTTGATCACCATCATCGGCAACGTCGCGACCAAGCCGAATCGCCGCGCGCTGTCCGCCGGAGCACTCACCGACTTTCGGATGGCCTCGACCTCGCGCCGATACGACAAGGCCACCGAGTCCTGGGTCGACGGAGACGAGCTCTTCCTCAAGGTCTCCTGCTGGCGGGCGCTGGCCGACAACGTGGCCGACTCGATCCGTGTCGGTGATCCGGTGATCGTGCGGGGACGGCTGTATTCACGTCGCATCACCGAGGGCACGGCGGCCGGACGATACGTCTACGAGGTGAGTGCCCAATCGGTCGGACACGACCTGGCCCGCGGAGTCGGCGACTTCCAACGACGAGGTGCGAACCCGGGCAAGGCGGAGCAGCCGGAACTGGAGTTCGATGCGATCGTTCGCGGCATCGCCTCCGACGCGACACCGATCACCGCGGGCGCGGTGTCGTCACCGGCTTGA